In the Deinococcus reticulitermitis genome, one interval contains:
- a CDS encoding thiamine pyrophosphate-dependent dehydrogenase E1 component subunit alpha, with amino-acid sequence MIQPFTAQPIRFVAEDGQPTQPLPERYTPELLRELHRQMLQGREFDRKLITLLRQGRTSFYAQASGMEATQIGLARSIRAGHDWVWGYYRDQVLALGLGVPMFTLISQCLGTNSDLCRGRQMPHHFSAREHGFVSISSSIASQVPPAAGSAMAQKYLGTDEITVCTFGDGATSEGDWHAGMNMAGANGAPCLFVCENNQWAISTHIRHQTASENVHVKARAYGMPGFYVDGNDIVAVMEVCTHAAEWVRAGNGPALVECLTYRVGSHSNADSDAEKHYRTRDEVDEWLGRDPISRIEKLLEDLGHPVSSEERADLIAQTHRQVDEDVRRAEATGQPDWRIMFEDVYSDLPDHLREQANFLRAEMGPELGQGGQG; translated from the coding sequence ATGATTCAACCTTTTACTGCCCAACCGATCCGCTTCGTGGCGGAAGACGGTCAGCCGACGCAGCCGCTGCCGGAGCGCTATACGCCCGAGCTGCTGCGTGAGCTGCACCGTCAGATGCTCCAGGGCCGCGAGTTCGACCGCAAATTGATCACGTTGCTGCGTCAGGGCCGCACGAGCTTCTACGCCCAGGCAAGCGGCATGGAAGCCACCCAGATCGGCCTGGCGCGCTCGATCCGCGCCGGGCACGACTGGGTGTGGGGCTACTACCGCGATCAGGTGCTCGCGCTCGGCCTCGGCGTGCCGATGTTCACGCTGATCAGCCAGTGCCTCGGCACCAATTCGGACCTCTGCCGGGGCCGCCAGATGCCGCACCACTTCTCGGCGCGCGAGCACGGCTTCGTGTCGATCAGCTCGTCCATCGCTTCCCAGGTGCCGCCCGCCGCTGGAAGCGCGATGGCGCAGAAGTACCTCGGCACCGACGAGATCACGGTCTGCACCTTCGGAGACGGCGCGACGAGCGAGGGCGACTGGCACGCCGGCATGAACATGGCGGGCGCGAACGGCGCGCCTTGCCTCTTCGTCTGCGAGAACAATCAGTGGGCGATCAGCACCCACATCCGCCACCAGACCGCCTCCGAGAACGTCCACGTCAAGGCTAGGGCCTACGGCATGCCCGGTTTCTACGTGGACGGCAACGACATCGTGGCCGTGATGGAGGTCTGCACACACGCCGCCGAGTGGGTGCGCGCGGGGAACGGGCCGGCCCTGGTCGAGTGCCTCACCTACCGCGTCGGCTCGCACTCCAATGCGGACTCCGACGCCGAGAAGCATTACCGCACCCGCGACGAGGTCGACGAGTGGTTGGGGCGCGATCCGATTTCGCGCATCGAGAAGCTGCTCGAGGACCTCGGACACCCGGTGTCGAGCGAGGAACGCGCCGACCTGATCGCGCAGACGCACCGCCAGGTCGACGAGGACGTGCGCCGCGCCGAGGCGACCGGGCAACCCGACTGGCGCATCATGTTCGAGGACGTGTACTCGGACCTGCCCGACCACCTGCGTGAGCAGGCCAACTTTCTGCGGGCCGAGATGGGGCCCGAACTGGGACAAGGAGGCCAGGGATGA
- a CDS encoding alpha-ketoacid dehydrogenase subunit beta → MTATERRPAGVGEPTGGTRTINLIQAVTEALAEELGRDPRVVLFGEDVGARGGVFMATAGLQERFGKHRVFDAPLSEASIVGAAVGMAARGLRPVAEIQFADYMGPGFDQLLSQAAKLRYRSGGEYSAPLVIRTPSGGGVKGGHHHSQSPEAYYAHMAGLKVVMPSTPYDAKGLLKAAIRSDDPVIYFEPKRLYRASKGEVPDHDYEVRLGEAAIRREGTDLSLIGYGGVMPDVLKAADALAAEGVSVEVIDLRSLVPWDRPLVLGSVEKTGRAVLVSEAPRTANFMGEVAYVIQEQAFDFLTAPVGQVAGFDIPYPYVQDKVYLPGPNRIVAACVRALNY, encoded by the coding sequence ATGACGGCGACCGAGCGTAGGCCGGCAGGCGTGGGTGAGCCGACCGGGGGCACCCGCACCATCAACCTCATTCAGGCGGTCACCGAGGCGCTCGCGGAGGAGTTGGGGCGCGACCCCCGCGTGGTGCTGTTCGGGGAGGACGTGGGCGCGCGCGGCGGCGTCTTCATGGCGACGGCGGGTCTGCAAGAACGTTTCGGCAAGCACCGGGTCTTCGACGCGCCCCTCTCCGAGGCGAGCATCGTGGGAGCCGCCGTCGGGATGGCGGCGCGCGGCCTGCGTCCGGTGGCCGAGATCCAGTTCGCCGACTACATGGGCCCCGGTTTCGACCAGCTGCTCAGCCAGGCGGCCAAGCTGCGCTACCGCAGTGGGGGAGAGTACAGCGCGCCCCTGGTGATCCGCACGCCGTCGGGCGGCGGCGTCAAGGGCGGGCACCACCACTCGCAGAGCCCCGAGGCCTACTACGCGCACATGGCGGGCCTCAAGGTGGTGATGCCGAGCACCCCCTACGACGCCAAAGGGCTGCTCAAGGCCGCGATCCGCAGCGACGACCCGGTGATCTACTTCGAGCCCAAGCGGCTCTACCGCGCGAGCAAGGGCGAGGTGCCGGACCACGACTACGAGGTGCGGCTCGGCGAGGCCGCGATTCGCCGCGAGGGCACGGACCTCTCGCTGATCGGCTACGGCGGCGTGATGCCCGACGTGCTCAAGGCCGCCGACGCGCTGGCCGCCGAGGGCGTGAGCGTCGAGGTGATCGACCTGCGTTCGCTCGTGCCCTGGGACCGCCCGCTGGTGCTCGGGAGCGTCGAGAAGACGGGCCGCGCCGTGCTCGTGAGCGAGGCGCCGCGCACCGCCAACTTCATGGGCGAGGTGGCCTACGTGATTCAGGAGCAGGCCTTCGATTTCCTCACGGCGCCGGTCGGGCAGGTGGCGGGCTTCGACATTCCCTATCCCTACGTGCAG